The Methylobacterium sp. PvR107 genome contains a region encoding:
- the mgtA gene encoding magnesium-translocating P-type ATPase — translation MEMVAVPALAQDTSPPSVPPASGPTEAFWTRSLETLRAELGCGLEGLDSGEAARRLERYGPNSDAAMRGGGALRAILRRLLEPLALILLAAGLVSVATGDVVGGAIIVAILGLSIGLDTVQEGHATKAAEALRHVVALKAEVRRDGCFVAVPVEQVVPGDLLRVRAGDIVPADALVVESTAFTAAEAALTGEPYPVEKRPGSVSTAEPAGASNALFRGAVARTGEATALVCATGPATMFGAAASALADAQPPSPFQRDLHAFGLVVARLTLALVLGVLAVRVVLGRPVLDSLLFAVALAVGLTPELLPMITTVTLSRGALRMAARKVIVKRLAAIHDLGAMTVLCTDKTGTLTSAEIVLALSLDPLGREDARPARLGAVAADLGGDRGSLDAALVASHPDALGGWVLGGQRAFDYGRRTGAVLARGPDGALLILKGAPETVLALCTGRRAGERTEAMGPEARDESVRLVRNLAEDGLRAIAVASRAWSGPVRPPGAADEVDLIFEGFCAFADPPKPTAAAAIARLARAGVRLKILSGDDPVVVRRLAGLIGLHAGTVLSGPEVAALSDAALAVRVREVDAFGRLTPDQKARVVRALQAKGAVVGFLGDGINDAAGLAQADIGLSVEGATGVAQAAADMILLASDLNVVADGVEEGRRTFANILKYIRMGASSNFGNMLSMAVASVALPFLPMLPTQILLNNLLYDFSEVGIPLDRVAPSATVRPQVWDMAGLLRFAAVMGPLSSLFDFLTFGVLLLVFGASAEEFRTAWFLESMATQILVIFVIRTSGRAWHDRPSAALAGSSLAALAVALILPFSPAGAWFGFQTPSLSILLGLGLITVAYLAAVETVKAWVVRPRHGASGSISRP, via the coding sequence ATGGAGATGGTAGCGGTTCCGGCCCTCGCCCAGGACACTTCGCCGCCATCTGTGCCACCGGCGTCCGGGCCGACTGAGGCCTTCTGGACGCGCAGCCTCGAGACGCTCCGCGCCGAGCTCGGTTGCGGTCTCGAGGGACTGGACTCGGGCGAAGCCGCACGTCGGCTCGAACGCTACGGGCCGAACAGCGATGCCGCGATGCGAGGCGGTGGCGCCCTGCGGGCGATCCTGCGCCGCCTGCTTGAGCCGCTCGCCCTGATCCTGCTCGCGGCCGGGCTCGTCTCGGTCGCCACCGGCGACGTAGTCGGCGGCGCAATCATCGTGGCCATCCTCGGGCTGTCCATCGGTCTCGACACCGTGCAGGAAGGTCACGCGACGAAGGCCGCGGAGGCCTTGCGCCACGTGGTGGCGCTGAAGGCCGAGGTCCGACGCGACGGCTGCTTCGTCGCCGTCCCGGTGGAACAGGTGGTTCCTGGCGACCTCCTGCGGGTGCGGGCCGGCGACATCGTTCCCGCCGACGCCCTCGTCGTCGAGAGCACCGCCTTCACGGCTGCGGAGGCCGCCCTGACCGGCGAGCCCTACCCGGTCGAGAAGCGTCCCGGATCCGTGTCGACGGCAGAGCCGGCCGGGGCCTCGAACGCCCTGTTCCGCGGTGCTGTTGCACGGACGGGTGAGGCCACCGCGCTCGTCTGCGCGACGGGCCCCGCCACGATGTTCGGCGCGGCGGCCTCGGCGCTGGCCGACGCGCAGCCACCCTCGCCCTTCCAGCGCGACCTGCACGCGTTCGGCCTGGTCGTCGCGCGGCTGACCCTCGCCCTGGTGCTCGGCGTGCTGGCTGTCCGCGTCGTCCTCGGGCGGCCCGTGCTCGACTCCCTCCTGTTCGCCGTTGCCCTCGCGGTCGGCCTCACGCCGGAACTGCTGCCGATGATCACCACGGTGACGCTCTCGCGCGGGGCGCTGCGCATGGCGGCGCGCAAGGTCATCGTGAAGCGGCTCGCCGCCATTCACGACCTCGGCGCGATGACGGTGCTGTGCACCGACAAGACCGGCACGCTGACCTCCGCCGAGATCGTGCTCGCCCTCAGCCTCGACCCGCTTGGCCGAGAGGACGCGCGGCCGGCGAGGCTCGGGGCTGTCGCCGCCGACCTCGGCGGGGACCGCGGCTCCCTCGACGCGGCCCTCGTCGCCAGCCATCCGGATGCCTTGGGGGGATGGGTCCTGGGCGGCCAGCGTGCGTTCGACTACGGCCGCCGAACCGGGGCTGTCCTGGCGCGGGGACCGGACGGGGCGCTCCTGATCCTGAAGGGCGCCCCGGAGACGGTCCTGGCGCTGTGCACCGGGCGTCGCGCCGGCGAGCGGACCGAAGCGATGGGTCCGGAGGCCCGCGACGAATCCGTCAGGCTGGTGCGGAACCTGGCCGAGGACGGGCTACGCGCCATCGCCGTCGCCTCGCGGGCCTGGTCCGGACCCGTGCGGCCGCCCGGGGCCGCGGACGAGGTCGACCTCATCTTCGAAGGTTTCTGTGCCTTCGCCGACCCGCCGAAGCCCACGGCGGCGGCGGCCATCGCGCGGCTCGCGCGGGCCGGCGTGCGCCTGAAGATCCTGTCCGGCGACGACCCGGTGGTGGTGCGCCGGCTCGCCGGCCTAATCGGGCTGCACGCCGGCACGGTCCTGTCCGGCCCCGAGGTCGCGGCGCTCAGCGATGCGGCGCTCGCCGTGCGGGTCCGGGAGGTGGACGCCTTCGGACGCCTGACGCCCGACCAGAAGGCCCGCGTCGTCCGCGCACTCCAGGCCAAGGGGGCGGTGGTCGGCTTCCTGGGCGACGGCATCAACGACGCGGCGGGCCTCGCGCAGGCCGACATCGGCCTCTCCGTGGAGGGCGCGACCGGGGTTGCGCAGGCGGCCGCCGACATGATCCTGCTCGCGTCCGACCTCAACGTCGTCGCCGACGGCGTCGAGGAGGGGCGGCGGACCTTCGCCAACATCCTCAAGTACATCCGCATGGGGGCGAGCTCGAACTTCGGCAACATGCTCTCGATGGCGGTCGCCTCGGTGGCGTTGCCGTTCCTGCCGATGCTGCCCACGCAGATCCTTCTCAACAACTTGCTCTACGATTTCTCGGAGGTCGGCATCCCCCTAGACCGGGTCGCCCCGTCCGCGACCGTCCGGCCGCAGGTCTGGGACATGGCCGGCCTCCTCCGGTTCGCGGCCGTGATGGGCCCGCTTTCGTCGCTGTTCGACTTCCTCACCTTCGGCGTGCTGCTCCTTGTTTTTGGCGCCTCCGCCGAGGAGTTCCGCACGGCGTGGTTCCTCGAATCCATGGCGACCCAGATCCTCGTGATCTTCGTCATCCGGACGAGCGGCCGTGCCTGGCACGACCGCCCGAGCGCGGCGCTCGCCGGCTCCTCTCTTGCCGCGCTGGCGGTCGCGCTGATCCTTCCCTTCTCGCCGGCAGGGGCGTGGTTCGGCTTCCAGACCCCGTCCCTGTCGATCCTGCTCGGCCTGGGGCTGATTACCGTCGCCTACCTCGCGGCGGTCGAGACGGTGAAGGCCTGGGTCGTCCGCCCGCGACACGGCGCTTCCGGAAGCATCTCCAGGCCTTGA
- a CDS encoding DUF6455 family protein — MAVSADKTDSFDPFGVAASMNEWCCLLKAARELRDIDREMRETMTEDGTSVPIALSPEGGAKVRSIANLMRSLNLDPDSVRRQQPEAMRKLEAACLSCTERSRCARELWAGMADSTYPQFCPNAQRLDRLRTA, encoded by the coding sequence ATGGCCGTATCAGCCGACAAAACTGACTCGTTCGACCCATTCGGCGTCGCCGCTTCGATGAATGAATGGTGCTGCCTGCTCAAGGCCGCCCGGGAACTCAGGGATATCGACCGAGAGATGAGGGAGACGATGACGGAGGACGGTACCTCGGTTCCCATCGCCCTATCTCCGGAAGGGGGTGCGAAGGTCCGCAGCATCGCGAACCTGATGCGAAGCCTGAACCTCGACCCCGATTCTGTCCGGCGGCAACAGCCCGAGGCCATGCGGAAGCTGGAGGCAGCCTGTCTGAGCTGCACCGAACGCAGCCGCTGCGCGCGCGAGCTATGGGCCGGGATGGCGGACAGCACGTATCCGCAATTCTGCCCGAACGCGCAGCGACTGGACCGATTGCGAACTGCTTGA